The Treponema succinifaciens DSM 2489 region GGACCTGCGATTACAGGAACAGTTTTTCCGTCTCCAATTTTACATTCAATAACGCCGCTCTGCCCTGTTCCGATGCAGACAACTGTATTTTCCGGATGGAATGAACGGCTTGCCATTTTATACGGTGCGCTGACACGCTCCGCAGTTTCAACTATATCATTTGCAAGGAAATCCTCTGGAACAAGTTTTGAAGTATCGCCTAGAAGACCAATAATAGTCTTGTCTACTCCAGTCGAAATATGAACGCCAAGACCTTTCTGCTTAACCTCTTCAACAAATTCATTGATTGCCGGCTCTGTCGCGCCTTTCTTTAAAATCACTATCATACAAAAACCTCCGAAATTTAAACCGTCTGGCAAAAAAAAGAGCCTTCCACTGCGGAAGGCTCCATTATTTTACCAGTTATACGGCAAACACAATGCTCGCTATTATCTAGCGAAACTTCCGCAAGGCACGAGAAAACCAATAAAAGCTAAAGTAAAGGTAAGCCAACGATGAGATATTGATAATTACTGCCCAATGGGTTGTGTTTTTCATAGTAAAAAATATATCATGCAAAACTGATACTGTCAACAAAAACATTTTTGTATTTGCTACATTGTATAGCCAGGCTTTACAAAAATATTTTTATTATCCGGGTCTACAATCTTGTTAAAAACACGCTCTTTCCATTCGTCCTGCGGAATATCTTCTACAGAAACAGAAAAATGCTCGATTCCCCTGCCAAGCTCCTCGCTCGCTACTTTTGCAAGTTTTTCTGCAAGATTTTTCTTGATTTCGTCATTTCTTCCGGGAAACATTTGAACTGTAATATGCGGCATCTTAAACCTCCAGTGCCTGAGTTAAATCAGCAATTATATCATTTACATTTTCAACACCAACAGAAAGTCTTACCATGTCCGGCAAAACACCTGCAGCCTTTAGCTCTTCATCGGACATCTGCCTGTGTGTAGAACTTGCAGGGTGAAGAACACAAGTCCTGCTGTCCGCAACGTGCGTTGCAATCATTGCAAGCTTAAGGTTCGACATGAATTTTTCAGCAACCTGTCTTCCGCCTTTCACTCCAAAAGAAATAACTCCGCAAGTTCCGTTCGGCATATATTTTTTTGCAAGCTCGTAATATTTGTTTCCTTTTAATCCGGGATAGTTCACCCAGGAAACATTTTTATGCGACTGAAGAAATTCAGCAATTTTCAAGGCATTTTCGCAGTGACGGGCAACACGAAGCGGCAGGGATTCAAGTCCAAGATTTAAAAAGTAAGCATTCATCGGGGACTGAACAGAGCCAAAGTCTCTCATAAGCTGAACAGTTGCTTTTGTAATAAACGCGCCTTCCTTTCCAAATTTTTTTGCGTAAACCACGCCGTGATAGCTTTCATCCGGGGTGCAAAGGCCCGGAAATTTCTGGGCGTTTGCAAGCCAATCAAATTTTCCAGAATCAACAATCGCGCCACCAATAGTCGCATCATGTCCATCCATATATTTTGTTGTGGAATGAGTTACAATGTCTGCGCCCCATTCAAACGGACGGCAATTCACGGGAGTTGCAAAAGTATTGTCTACAATAAGTGGAACTCCGTGGCTGTGCGCCGCTTTTGCAAAACGCTCAATGTCAAAAACAATCAAAGCCGGATTCGCAATCGTTTCGCCAAAAACAGCTTTTGTGTTCGGTTTAAAAGCCGCATTAAGTTCCTCCTCTGAACATTCGGGATCTACAAAAGTAAAATCAATTCCCATCTTGCGCATTGTAACATTGAACAAGTTGAAAGTTCCTCCATAAATTGTAGAAGAAACAACAACATGATCGCCTGCGCTTGCAATATTAAAAACCGCAAAAAAGTTTGCCGCCTGGCCGGAAGAAGTGAGCATAGCGGCAGTTCCACCTTCAAGAGCAGCAATTTTCGCAGCCACATAATCATTTGTAGGATTCTGGAGTCTGCTGTAAAAATAGCCAGAATCTTCAAGGTCAAAAAGTTTTCCCATTGCTTCGCTTGTGTCATACTTAAAAGTTGTACTTTGAACAATAGGAATCATTCTAGGCTCGCCGTTTTTTGGCTCATAGCCTGAGTGAATGCATTTCGTCTCAATTCCGTTTTGAAAATCTTTCATTCTTTATACACCTCAATATTTTTGTACTTAAAACTTAATTTACAATTTCAAATTCAACTTGCAGTTCTGTAAGTTCAATTTTCTTTACTTTTATTTTCACCACGTCATTAAGCTCTGTTTTTTCAGGGCAAGGCATAAAGGTTTCTATTGCAAGAGAAGGAATTGAAAAAAGAGGAAGCTTCATTCCCTTGTCAACGCAGACAGCCTCACCTGTCCAGCCGGGATTTTGCAAAAGATAAACAAGAGTCCAGTGCATATTGCTTTTGCGTTCAGCCTTGTGAGCCGCCTGAGCCCCGGCATCTCCTTCTGAAATACGCATAAGAATAGTGTCCTTGTCCAAAAGCTCCCTTTTATCCAAAAATGCTCGCAGCTGAATATGAGCAATCAAGTCTCCGTAGCGGCGCAAAGGGCTTGTAACCTGACTGTACATATTAAGCCCCAAAGCGCAATGCATTCCAGGAGTTACACCGACAGATCTTTTTCTCATGCATCTTCTAAGCCTGAACTGACCTGCAAGACCTTCCGGAACATCATCTGGAATTACAGGAGCTTCCTGGCTTACAAACGGAAAAGGAATCTGATTTTTGAATGCGAATTTTGCAGCTCCTTCTCCGGCCAAAAGCATCATCTCACGGATCATTTCTGAGCTTTTAGGATGAACAAGAGGCTCGATTGAAACTTTTTTTGTTTCAGGTTCAACGGAAATATGAACTTCCGGCATTGAAATCTGAACAGCCCCGGACTTTTTGCGGCGTTCCACATTTTTCCATGCGATAGAAAAAAGAGGCTTTAGCTCTTCACTTTCCATAAGATCATCAGCCTGCTCATAAGAAAGGCGCTTTACTTTTACAAGTGTCTTAAAAACGGAACAATCTTCAATCGCGCCGTTTTCATCAAGAAGAATTCTAAAAGACAAGGCACGGCTTTTTTCCTTTAGTCCAAGCGCATAATCTTCAAGACAACTTTCACAAAGCATTCTGGCAGCACCTTCTGGAATATAAAGAGTTGCACCTCTTGCACGCGCATTTTTATCAATAGGAGAATCTGGCTGAACCGTAGACGCCGGATCTGCAATATGAATCCAAAGATATTTTCCGTCAAAGGCAACAGCATCGTCCGGATCAGTTGACCAGGCATTGTCAATTGCATAAGAAATACAGTCAAGCTCAAGCCGCTCTTCTTCCGGCGGAGAATCAAGGGAATCTGACGCTGATTTTGTGGAAAGTCCCCAGCGCAAAGGATACGGATTACGTGTAATGTCCCAAAGTCCTGTATCAAGCAAAAGTTTGTGCGCACGTTCTGGAGTTTCCTTTAAGCCGGCATCATGCATTGTACGGCTTTTGTCTGTTTTTCCAAGCGCAAGAGCTTCCACATCGCCCATAAAAACAGAATCTTCCGGCAAAAGCTTTCCAGTTTTTAATCGCTGAATAAATTCAGACCGCAGTTCGGCTTCTTTTTCCTTTTCACCGGCTTTTTTTACAAGGGAGTCAATTTCTTGCTGAGGGCGGACAGTAAACGCAATTTTTCCGTCCAGCTGATCCTTTAAAACCTGGCTAAAATAAACAGTATTTTTTAAGGCGCAGTAAAGTCCCCAAGCCTCATCAGGTTTTACTTCGCCTCTAAAAAGTGAAACCAATTCATTAAAAGGATAACTTTCGCCAGGAGTTTCGCCTGACAAAAGTTCATAGCAGTCTTTTATCTGAAGAAAAATCTCATTTGCCTGCTCAAGATTGTAAATATCAGAGGCTGAAGGACATTTTTCCACAGCGAATTTCAAAACAGATTCAAGAGAAGAAACAGGACCTTCATTCAGCAAAAGAATATCCTTTGCGCGGACATTCTGAGTTTCATAAACAGCAGGCTTTGTGGCAGTGGCAGGAACAGACTGAAATTTTATAGAAAACTTATTATTTTCACCAACAGAAAGAACAACAGCAGCAGTATTTTTATATATAACAAGTGAATTAGGTTTTATCATGCTGAAAGTTTACAATAAAAAAAAAGCAATTACAATAAAGATTGTTATGGCTGATTCTATAATGACATAAAAAAACACCGCCAGAATTGCTCTAGCGGTGTCCAAGGCTACAAATTTTCAAGTCTGCCTAAGAAAACTTGAAAAGCATAGATTATTTTCTGATTTCAGAACCAATTGCTACTTTATAGCCAACTTCGCCTGTAATAGCATTCTTGAGCCATGGAGCAGAAATTTTGTCTGCTTCACAGATGTTGATTTCCTTGCTCTGATCTTCCGGATTCTTAGCAAAGAATTTGCATCTTTCCATTGCTGGCTTAAAGTTTACAGTTTCGCCAATCTTGAAGTCTCCCTTAGAAGAAGCCTGTACACGGGCAACAATGCTCTGTGTCTTTGTAGAAAGGAAGAGGTGTGTTTCTGCACCAAGAGGCTCCTTGTTAGAAACTTTCATCTGCATATTGTTTTCTGCAGCTGGAGCTTCTGAATAAACAAGGTCTTCCGGGCGTACACCGAAGTAAACCTCTTTGCCTACATAGTCTTTAAGAGAAGCCTGCTGTTCTGCTGTAGGAACAACTGTGAATGTGCCTTCATCAGCAACAATCTTGTCGCCTTCTTTCTTGATTGTAACAGAAAGGAAGTTCATTGGAGGAGTTCCAATAAATCCTGCAACAAATTTATTGATTGGGTGATTGTACAAATAGAGAGGCTCACCAATCTGCTGTACGTGACCGTCTTTCATAACAACGATTTTTGTACCCATTGTCATAGCTTCAATCTGGTCATGAGTAACATAAATCATTGTAGCATTAAGTCTCTGGTGCAAACCTGCGATTTCTCCACGCATTGTAACACGGAGTTTTGCATCAAGGTTAGAAAGAGGCTCGTCAAACAAGAATACTTTAGGGT contains the following coding sequences:
- a CDS encoding tautomerase family protein is translated as MPHITVQMFPGRNDEIKKNLAEKLAKVASEELGRGIEHFSVSVEDIPQDEWKERVFNKIVDPDNKNIFVKPGYTM
- a CDS encoding O-acetylhomoserine aminocarboxypropyltransferase/cysteine synthase family protein translates to MKDFQNGIETKCIHSGYEPKNGEPRMIPIVQSTTFKYDTSEAMGKLFDLEDSGYFYSRLQNPTNDYVAAKIAALEGGTAAMLTSSGQAANFFAVFNIASAGDHVVVSSTIYGGTFNLFNVTMRKMGIDFTFVDPECSEEELNAAFKPNTKAVFGETIANPALIVFDIERFAKAAHSHGVPLIVDNTFATPVNCRPFEWGADIVTHSTTKYMDGHDATIGGAIVDSGKFDWLANAQKFPGLCTPDESYHGVVYAKKFGKEGAFITKATVQLMRDFGSVQSPMNAYFLNLGLESLPLRVARHCENALKIAEFLQSHKNVSWVNYPGLKGNKYYELAKKYMPNGTCGVISFGVKGGRQVAEKFMSNLKLAMIATHVADSRTCVLHPASSTHRQMSDEELKAAGVLPDMVRLSVGVENVNDIIADLTQALEV
- a CDS encoding ribonuclease catalytic domain-containing protein, whose translation is MIKPNSLVIYKNTAAVVLSVGENNKFSIKFQSVPATATKPAVYETQNVRAKDILLLNEGPVSSLESVLKFAVEKCPSASDIYNLEQANEIFLQIKDCYELLSGETPGESYPFNELVSLFRGEVKPDEAWGLYCALKNTVYFSQVLKDQLDGKIAFTVRPQQEIDSLVKKAGEKEKEAELRSEFIQRLKTGKLLPEDSVFMGDVEALALGKTDKSRTMHDAGLKETPERAHKLLLDTGLWDITRNPYPLRWGLSTKSASDSLDSPPEEERLELDCISYAIDNAWSTDPDDAVAFDGKYLWIHIADPASTVQPDSPIDKNARARGATLYIPEGAARMLCESCLEDYALGLKEKSRALSFRILLDENGAIEDCSVFKTLVKVKRLSYEQADDLMESEELKPLFSIAWKNVERRKKSGAVQISMPEVHISVEPETKKVSIEPLVHPKSSEMIREMMLLAGEGAAKFAFKNQIPFPFVSQEAPVIPDDVPEGLAGQFRLRRCMRKRSVGVTPGMHCALGLNMYSQVTSPLRRYGDLIAHIQLRAFLDKRELLDKDTILMRISEGDAGAQAAHKAERKSNMHWTLVYLLQNPGWTGEAVCVDKGMKLPLFSIPSLAIETFMPCPEKTELNDVVKIKVKKIELTELQVEFEIVN
- a CDS encoding ABC transporter ATP-binding protein, coding for MAKVELKGIGKIYDGNVQAVENANIVIEDRDFCVFVGPSGCGKSTTLRMIAGLEEISEGELLIDGELMNDVPPKDRNIAMVFQNYALYPHMTVYDNMAFGLKIRKMDKGEIKRRVDEAANILGLTQYLDRKPKALSGGQRQRVAVGRAIVRNPKVFLFDEPLSNLDAKLRVTMRGEIAGLHQRLNATMIYVTHDQIEAMTMGTKIVVMKDGHVQQIGEPLYLYNHPINKFVAGFIGTPPMNFLSVTIKKEGDKIVADEGTFTVVPTAEQQASLKDYVGKEVYFGVRPEDLVYSEAPAAENNMQMKVSNKEPLGAETHLFLSTKTQSIVARVQASSKGDFKIGETVNFKPAMERCKFFAKNPEDQSKEINICEADKISAPWLKNAITGEVGYKVAIGSEIRK